Proteins from a single region of Parambassis ranga unplaced genomic scaffold, fParRan2.1 scaffold_27_arrow_ctg1, whole genome shotgun sequence:
- the LOC114430729 gene encoding dihydroxyacetone phosphate acyltransferase-like, producing the protein MDFLLMSYILYTYDLALPVIAAGMDFMGMKFVGEMLRMSGAFFIRRSFGGDKLYWAVFSEYVRTMLKTGFAPVEFFLEGTRSRTAKSLTPKLGLLNIVMDPFLKGEVFDVTLVPVSISYERILEESLYARELLGVPKPKESTSGLFKARKVLSEDYGSIHVYFGQPVSVRSLAEGRVNRCQFNLTPRHIPQRPGEEINHFVNDSAFRLVRAQEENMVLKPWVLLASLLLQNHHHGQKGGTALEELTEQAVWLRDLSRQCGAFLHWPEHAPPSEVVSSSLSLHQGLVSISEGRVQLALEQGGQGGPEEKLLNQAVVVLSCASYRNQALHVFLRPALLALAIATSSSNNRQEVYNSFSFLRNMFSNEFILCPGATVQDFEEACYLLVKTGALQIPQQEVLVTERGHRTLAFLTSILDPFLQGYQVVCRFLCEEATEALTDKQFVPAVRKFIIKHLLTGTLRYAEALSSDLQKNSLAALLRLGAVRRVKGGAEQGTLKVNKVMVNSLEDTLGGKLPTQKAAAARL; encoded by the exons ATGGACTTCCTGCTGATGTCATACATCCTGTATACATATGACCTGGCTCTACCGGTCATCGCCGCCGGCATGG aCTTCATGGGGATGAAGTTTGTTGGAGAGATGTTGAGGATGTCTGGAGCTTTCTTCATCCGGAGGTCGTTCGGCGGAGACAAGCTGTACTGGGCCGTGTTCTCCGAGTACGTCAGGACCATGCTGAAG actgGATTTGCACCAGTGGAGTTTTTCCTAGAGGGGACCAGAAGCCGGACGGCCAAGTCTTTGACTCCAAAGTTAG GTCTATTAAATATAGTGATGGATCCGTTCCTTAAAGGGGAAGTGTTTGATGTCACCTTGGTGCCGGTCAGTATCAGCTATGAGAGGATCTTGGAGGAGTCCCTCTATGCCAGAGAACTGCTGGGTGTACCAAAGCCTAAAGAGTCCACATCG GGTCTCTTTAAAGCCAGAAAGGTCCTCAGTGAGGACTACGGCAGCATCCACGTTTACTTCGGTCAGCCTGTGTCTGTCCGAAGTTTGGCTGAGGGCAGAGTGAACCGCTGCCAGTTCAACCTCACACCACG ACACATCCCGCAGAGGCCCGGCGAGGAAATCAACCACTTCGTCAACGACTCGGCCTTCAGGCTGGTGCGGGCCCAGGAGGAGAACATGGTCCTGAAGCCGTGGGTCCTTCTGGCATCCCTGCTGCTCCAGAACCACCACCACGGACAGAAAGGGGGGACGGCCCTGGAGGAGCTGACGGAACAAGCCGTGTGGCTCAGGGACCTGTCCCGTCAGTGCGGAGCCTTTCTCCACTGGCCGG AGCACGCTCCTCCCTCTGAGGTCGTTTCGTCCAGTCTTTCCCTCCATCAAGGTCTGGTGAGCATCTCTGAGGGGCGAGTCCAGCTGGCGTTGGAACAAG gaggacagggggGACCAGAAGAGAAGCTCTTGAACCAGGCTGTGGTCGTGCTGTCCTGCGCCTCCTACAGGAACCAGGCGCTCCACGTCTTCCTCCGCCCGGCGCTGCTCGCCTTGGCCATCgccacctcttcctccaacaacagac AGGAGGTCTACAACAGCTTCAGCTTCCTGAGAAACATGTTCTCCAACGAGTTCATCCTCTGTCCCGGAGCTACAGTGCAG gaCTTTGAGGAGGCCTGCTACCTGCTGGTGAAGACCGGAGCTCTGCAGATCCCCCAGCAGGAGGTGCTGgtcacagagagaggacacaggaCGCTGGCTTTCCTCACCAGCATCCTGGATCCCTTCTTACAAGGATACCAG gttgtGTGCAGGTTCCTGTGTGAAGAGGCGACGGAGGCTCTGACAGACAAACAGTTCGTTCCTGCCGTCAGGAAGTTCATCATCAAACACCTGCTGACAG GCACGCTGAGGTACGCCGAGGCGCTGTCGTCGGACCTGCAGAAGAACAGCCTGGCAGCTTTGCTGAGGCTCGGAGCCGTGCGGAGAGTAAAAGG aGGAGCTGAGCAGGGCACTCTGAAAGTCAACAAGGTGATGGTGAACTCCCTGGAAGACACTCTgg GAGGAAAACTGCCCACTCAGAAAGCCGCCGCCGCTCGCCTCTAA